One Gossypium raimondii isolate GPD5lz chromosome 3, ASM2569854v1, whole genome shotgun sequence genomic window carries:
- the LOC105795296 gene encoding coatomer subunit gamma → MAQPLVKKDDDRDDEVDYSPFLGIEKGAVLQEARVFNDPQLDPRRCSQVITKLLYLLNQGETFTKVEATEVFFAVTKLFQSRDMGLRRMVYVIIKELSPSADEVIIVTSSLMKDMTSKTDMYRANAIRVLCRITDGTLLTQIERYLKQAIVDKNPVVASAALVSGIHLLQTNPEIVKRWSNEVQEAVQSRAALVQFHALALLHQIRQNDRLAVNKLVSSLTRGSVRSPLAQCLLIRYTSQVIRESTNDTQTGDRPFYDFLEGCLRHKAEMVIFEAARAITELNGVTSRELTPAITVLQLFLSSSKPVLRFAAVRTLNKVAMSHPTAVTNCNIDMESLISDQNRSIATLAITTLLKTGNESSVDRLMKQITNFMSDIADEFKIVVVDAIRSLCLKFPLKHRSLMNFLSNILREEGGFEYKKAIVDSIVILIRDIPEAKESGLLHLCEFIEDCEFTYLSTQILHFLGIEGPKTSDPSKYIRYIYNRVHLENATVRAGAVSTLAKFGAMVDGLKPRIFVLLRRCLFDNDDEVRDRATLYLNTLGGDGAVVETDEGVKEFLFGSLDVPLVNLENSLKNYDPSEKAFDINSVPKDVKTQPLAEKKATSKKPTGLGAPPPGPPSTVDAYEKLLSSIPEFASFGKLFKSSAPVELTEAETEYAVNVVKHIFDGHVVFQYNCRNTIPEQLLENVTVIVDASEAEEFAEVDSKPLRQLPYDSPGQTFVAFEKPEGVSAVGKFSNMLRFIVKEVDPSTGEAEDDGVEDEYQLEDLELVAADYMLKVGVSNFRNAWESMGVDFEHVDEYGLGPRDSLAEAVNAVINLLGMQPCEGTEVIPPNSRSHTCLLSGVYIGNVKVLVRLQFGLDGPKDVAMKLAVRSEDGTVSDAIHEIVASG, encoded by the exons ATGGCACAGCCTTTGGTGAAGAAAGACGATGATCGTGACGATGAAG TGGATTACTCTCCCTTTTTGGGGATTGAGAAGGGTGCCGTTCTTCAAGAAGCGAGGGTCTTTAATGACCCTCAGCTTGATCCACGAAGATGCTCTCAG GTTATAACAAAGCTTCTTTATCTATTGAACCAAGGAGAAACGTTCACTAAG GTTGAAGCCACAGAAGTTTTCTTCGCTGTGACGAAGCTCTTCCAATCAAGGGATATGGGTTTGAGGAGAATGGTCTATGTGATAATAAAGGAACTATCTCCATCAGCAGATGAG GTTATTATTGTTACAAGCTCTCTCATGAAGGACATGACTAGCAAGACTGATATGTATCGAGCAAATGCTATTCGTGTACTTTGCCGGATAACAGATGGAACTCTTCTTACCCAGATTGAGAGATACTTGAAACAAGCAATTGTTGACAAAAATCCAGTTGTTGCAAGTGCAGCCCTAGTCAGTGGTATTCACTTGCTGCAG ACAAACCCTGAGATTGTTAAAAGATGGAGTAATGAGGTCCAAGAAGCTGTTCAATCAAGAGCAGCCCTTGTGCAGTTTCATGCCCTAGCATTGCTCCACCAG ATACGGCAAAATGATCGACTAGCTGTTAATAAGCTGGTCAGTAGTTTGACAAGGGGAAGTGTCCGTTCACCTTTAGCCCAATGCCTGTTGATACGCTATACTAGTCAG GTCATTCGGGAGTCAACCAATGACACTCAAACAGGGGATCGccctttttatgattttcttgaGGGCTGCCTGCGCCACAAGGCTGAGATGGTGATTTTTGAGGCTGCTAGAGCAATCACAGAGCTCAATGGTGTGACAAGCCGAGAATTGACACCGGCAATCACTGTTCTTCAGCTTTTCTTAAGCTCTTCTAAGCCAGTGCTGAGGTTTGCTGCAGTTCGTACGCTGAACAAG GTTGCAATGTCTCATCCAACAGCTGTTACGAACTGCAATATTGACATGGAGAGTTTAATTTCTGACCAAAATAGAAGCATTGCCACACTTGCAATCACTACCCTTCTCAAGACTGGAAATGAGTCAAGTGTGGATCGCCTGATGAAGCAGATAACTAATTTTATGTCTGATATTGCtgatgaatttaaaattgttgTGGTGGACGCCATAAGATCACTATGCTTAAAGTTTCCATTGAAGCACAGATCTTT GATGAATTTCTTAAGCAATATTTTAAGGGAGGAAGGTGGATTTGAGTACAAAAAGGCCATTGTAGATTCAATTGTGATTCTAATCAGAGATATCCCTGAAGCAAAGGAGAGTGGATTGCTTCATTTGTGTGAGTTCATTGAAGATTGTGAATTCACATATCTTTCCACACAG ATACTCCATTTCTTGGGGATTGAAGGCCCAAAAACATCTGATCCAAGCAAATATATACGCTACATTTACAACCGTGTGCATCTTGAGAATGCCACTGTCCGGGCTGGTGCAGTGAGCACCCTAGCAAAATTTGGCGCTATGGTTGATGGATTGAAG CCCCGCATATTTGTTCTCTTAAGGCGCTGTCTTTTTGACAATGATGATGAG GTTCGTGACAGGGCTACACTCTATCTTAATACACTTGGTGGTGATGGTGCAGTTGTTGAAACTGATGAAGGTGTAAAGGAGTTTCTCTTTGGTTCACTAGATGTCCCTCTGGTGAACTTGGAGAACagtttgaaaaattat GATCCGTCAGAGAAGGCATTTGACATTAATTCCGTGCCAAAGGATGTCAAGACTCAGCCACTTGCTGAGAAGAAAGCTACAAGTAAAAAACCAACCGGTCTTGGTGCTCCTCCCCCTGGCCCTCCATCAACTGTTGATGCTTACGAGAAGCTGCTTTCATCAATTCCCGAGTTTGCAAGCTTTGGCAAGCTCTTCAAG TCCTCTGCACCTGTGGAGTTGACAGAAGCAGAAACGGAATATGCAGTTAATGTTGTCAAACATATTTTTGACGGTCATGTTGTGTTTCAGTACAACTGCCGTAATACCATTCCAGAGCAATTATTGGAGAAC GTCACTGTTATTGTGGATGCTTCAGAGGCTGAGGAATTTGCTGAAGTAGATTCAAAGCCTTTAAGACAACTTCCATATGATTCACCCGGACAGACCTTCGTGGCATTTGAAAAGCCAGAGGGGGTCTCAGCTGTTGGAAAGTTTTCAAATATGCTGAGGTTCATCGTAAAAGAG GTTGATCCAAGTACTGGCGAGGCTGAGGACGATGGAGTTGAGGACGAGTACCAACTGGAGGACCTTGAACTTGTTGCAGCCGATTACATGTTGAAGGTGGGTGTCTCTAATTTCAGGAATGCATGGGAAAGCATGGGTGTGGACTTTGAACACGTAGATGAATATGGCCTTGGCCCAAGGGATAGCCTAGCCGAAGCTGTAAATGCTGTCATTAATCTTCTCGGCATGCAACCCTGCGAG GGCACAGAGGTTATCCCTCCAAATTCAAGGTCACACACTTGCCTTCTATCTGGGGTATACATAGGCAATGTGAAAGTGCTTGTGCGGTTGCAATTCGGACTTGACGGTCCGAAGGACGTTGCCATGAAACTTGCTGTTAGATCCGAGGATGGAACTGTTAGTGACGCCATTCATGAGATCGTAGCTAGCGgttag
- the LOC105795298 gene encoding guanine nucleotide-binding protein subunit beta-2 yields MSVAELKEKHAAATETVNNLRERLKQRRQQLLDTDVATYARSQGKSPVTFGPTDLVCCRTLQGHTGKVYSLDWTPERNRIVSASQDGRLIVWNALTSQKTHAIKLPCAWVMTCAFSPTGQSVACGGLDSMCSIFNLNSPTDRDGNLPVSKTLSGHKGYVSCCQYVPDEDIHIITSSGDQTCVLWDITTGLRTSVFGGEFQSGHTADVLSVSINGSNSRMFVSGSCDATARLWDTRVASRAVRTFHGHEGDVNTVKFFPDGNRFGTGSDDGTCRLFDIRTGHQLQVYYQQHGDNEVPHVTSIAFSISGRLLFAGYSNGDCYVWDTLLEKVVLNLGSVQNSHEGRINCLGLSADGSALCTGSSDTNLKIWAFGGHRKVI; encoded by the exons atgtCTGTTGCAGAGCTGAAAGAGAAGCACGCGGCGGCGACGGAGACAGTGAATAATCTAAGAGAACGATTAAAGCAAAGACGTCAACAGTTGCTCGACACtgatg TTGCTACATATGCAAGATCACAAGGGAAGAGTCCAGTTACTTTTGGTCCTACGGATCTGGTTTGTTGCAGGACCTTGCAAGGTCACACTGGCaag GTTTACTCCTTGGATTGGACTCCGGAAAGGAACCGGATTGTTAGCGCGTCTCAGGATGGACGATTAATTGTGTGGAACGCTCTAACTAGCCAGAAAACTCACGCCATAAAGCTGCCTTGTGCGTGGGTTATGACGTGTGCTTTTTCTCCCACGGGTCAATCAGTTGCCTGTGGTGGTCTCGATAGTATGTGTTCCATTTTCAACTTGAATTCTCCGACTGACAGGGATGGAAACCTACCTGTATCAAAAACCCTTAGTGGACATAAGGGTTACGTCTCGTGTTGTCAGTATGTTCCAGATGAAGACATTCACATTATTACCAGTTCCGGTGATCAGACCTGTGTTCTATGGGATATTACTACTGGCCTTAGAACATCGGTTTTCGGGGGAGAATTTCAATCTGGACATACTGCTGATGTGCTAAG TGTCTCAATTAATGGATCGAACTCAAGAATGTTTGTCTCTGGTTCATGTGATGCAACTGCCCGATTGTGGGATACTCGTGTTGCAAGTCGAGCAGTTCGTACATTTCATGGTCACGAGGGCGATGTAAACACCGTGAAGTTCTTTCCAGATGGCAATAGGTTTGGAACTGGATCGGATGATGGAACTTGTAGGTTGTTTGACATTAGAACTGGTCACCAATTACAAGTATACTATCAGCAACATGGCGATAACGAGGTTCCACATGTGACCTCCATCGCATTCTCCATTTCTGGAAGACTTCTCTTTGCCGGATACTCAAATGGAGATTGCTACGTATGGGACACGTTATTGGAAAAG GTCGTTTTGAACTTGGGATCTGTCCAGAACTCACACGAGGGACGGATTAACTGTTTGGGTTTATCAGCCGACGGTAGTGCCTTATGTACAGGAAGTTCGGATACAAACCTCAAG ATTTGGGCATTTGGAGGGCATAGAAAGGTGATCTGA